The nucleotide sequence TTTTCACAGAGCTCTTGCTCGGTCCGGTCTTCAAACAATTCATCAAGGGATTTTACGACTCCACCGTTGTTCACATGGGTTGTCACACTGCCCTGGCCGGCAATTTTTGCGGCAATTGCCGCTACCTGCCACTGTCCGTATTCATCTTTATTTGTATGGACCCTGAAATCAATGAGCCTTTTCTCGGATCTCAGGAGGCTGATACCCTGCTGAACAATCATCTGGGAAAGATTCCGCTTGTGAAAAATCTTCTTCATCAACTTTTCAAGTGTTTCAAACCTCGTTAACTTATTGATGCCCTCCTGGTCGCGGTAACGACAATAATAATAGCCATTATGTTTATCAAACAGAATTTGGTGAATTCCCAGGCCAAGACTTCCATTAGCTGGTTTGACATACACATTTCCATAGTTTGAAAGCATCCTTTCAATTACAGAAAACGAAGAAAATTGATGCGTTTCAGGCAAGTACTCTGATGCACGTTCATCCTGCTGCAGGCGCTCAAATACATCCAGCTTGCTGAAAAAGCCCGGATTATACCATGGAATCAAGTAATCGGTCTGCATCCTGGATTTCAGGCTGCGAAGCTCAAACTTTCTTTCAGTGCGCCTGTTGGGAAGACGGTCGTAAACAACATTGGGGAAGGGCACCTTTATTTTCGTCCAGCTTCCGTCAATAAAGAAATAACCTTGTATTAGTCCTTGATCCCAGTCGATATGCTCCTCGCCAAAGACGAAGGGAAGGGCGCCGACTGATTTATTGACCGAAAGCAGCTTTGCAAAAAACATGGACCTCTCGCCAATCGGTCTCAGAGGGTAAGGTGTGAATCCAGACGTCAGAATGCCAATCAGAGGCCCGATAAACAATGTATGCTGATCGATAAAAATATGCAATGAGGTCGATAGTTCAGGCATCGAGAGCTCTTTCTTCACATCATCACTCAGGACAATCACGTTTCTTCCTTTAGGGTGAGGAGCACACGCAACATCAACCACCTTGTTTCCAAACGCGATTTTATTGATTTCCCTGGTATGTGTCAGATCAGCAGGGACAAAGACTAGTTGTTTGGAATGGGTGATGATTTCAATAGGATATTTTTTTCTCATAAGTGCTGTTCCTCTCTTTCTGGCAGAATTTCCGAAAGCACTCTGGCATATTCAAGCGGTGCCTTATATAGCACTTCTTTCTGATCCGGATTTGTGGAAGTGATGACTTTTCTGCCGGGCTTTGAATTCGTATCAAGCACCCATAGGGCATGGTCTTTGGAGACACCGATATCTACCCCCAGCTCAAAAAGTCGTGGGAATGATGCTTCAAGAATACCGGGCAGCTTTGAGAGAATTTCCTCCAATTCATGCAAAATGAATCTTTTTGTACGGATATTAAGTGAATTTGCATACTCTTCAAATGGCAAGATTTCTCCACCGGTACTCAAGTTCGAAAGGATGCCATCCTTGCTGCCGCGGCGGATTCCCTTGCCTCGCACAATCCACTTTTCTTCATTATCCTTTTGCAGCAACACTCTTATGTCAAAAGGATAATGTTGCGAATCGGACAGCTGGATGTAAGGCTGCATTAAATACTCTTTTTTGCTGAACAAGTTGTCGAGCCAATCCACTGTCTCACTAGTAGAATGGAAGGTTTTTGTGGACAGCCTGCCGCCAAGGTCAGCTGAGATTTCAAACTCCCTACCTGATTTTTCAATTTTATAAATCCCTGCACCGCCAGAACCGAATATCGGCTTCAAGACCGCATTTTTCATCTCTTCTAGCTGGGCAATAACATCTTTTCCACTACCGGCAAGAATCGTTTTCGGGATGTATGGGGACAGTGAAGATTTCGACAAAACCTCGTATATGGCCCATTTATTTGGCAAGCCGTTTCCAAGGAAGGTAATATCCCCTTTATTCTTGAGCCATTTCACAATCGCCATCGCCTGCTTCGAGGCAGGATCATTTGTATAAAAACAACGGTCATAAACGATCGTGGGAATCTTAAACTCGGCCTTTAACCAGCAGTCCTTCATGTGGTCGAATTTCTCACCCGAAACCAATTGTGTTACTGGATGGATTGTAGCCGGTGAAAAGCGAAAGCAGGTGAACTCGTTTGGATTCGCACGCCTGGCAATCTCGGTAAAATATGTTAGTTCACTTTTTAATGAAAGTGACATCATTCCGAATGAAATCATTTGCATTACTCCTTTTGTACTTATAGCTGGCAAAGTCCATAGCAATGGTCAATGATGGCTTTTGTCGATGGCCTGATTTTCGAGCCGCGCTCTTCAAAGTTCTTGGAAGGCTTGGAGTTGGCTTCAATCAGCCACAAGTTACCTTTAATATCAATCCCAATATCAATTCCCAGCTCGGCTGTGAGTCCTTCTGCATTTCTGCTGATGACTTCTGCGATTTCCAGGGCAAGCTCTTTCATCAGTGCCAATTGATGCCTCGCTTGTTCCTTTCCGAAAATCAATGCGAGTGTATGCCCCGGTTTCATGACCTCGCCGCCGCGGGCTATATTAGATACGAAAAATTGTTCTGCGGAAACTCTGGCGACGATGGAAGTAACCTTCCAGAATTGCTGGGCATTTTTATGACAGAGGACCCTGAAGTCCATCCTCCTGCCATTAAACTCCGATAGCTGTATACCCTGCTGAATGATGCATAGCCGTTTTCCAACCATGGGATTGATGGCACGAGCCAGTTCTGATACATGCTTAAATTCTTGCAGGTCTCTTGCCGGCATCGAGGAAATTGATGCATGAATCGTCCCATCATTTTTGGCCACCTGGATAATATTGCGTCCCTGGCTGCCATGTACAGGTTTGATGTATAGCTCATCATGCTTTTCGAGCATGGTTTCAAGCTGGGTCCCGGAATATAGATGTGTTTCGGGTATGAACGAATGCAAATGCTCTTCTTTCAATAAAGATTCATGGATTTCCCACTTTGAAAGAAATCGGTGATTAAATATCTTTATTCCCAGAGCATCCAGTTTATTTAAAAATCCCGCAAATCCTTTGCTAATTTCGGTCCTTCGGGATGAAACCCGATTGTAGATGACAGCGGGAAAGGGGAAAAGTCCTTTTCTCCATCCATCTTCATTGTCATCGTAAGAAAAGCCCTCGACTCCATCGTCAGAAAAGCCTTTAAGTGAAAAAACATAAAAGCTTCCGCCTAGTTCTGAAATTCCCTGGTGAAGCTCTTCGCAAAAGGAGTGGACTTTTCCGAAGTCAGGACCTTGATCTTCTTTAATTTCGGTCAGCAAAGCGATGACGGGATTGTTGGGTAAGCTTTTCGATTTTGCTGGCGTCATAGCTTCTCCTCATTTTCTTTTAGGCTGTTTAAGGCAACACCCTATTGTAAAATAGGCAAACACACATATTGCATCCTATGAATAGTAGTTATTATTGGTGATTTTCAATATAGGGGTCGAATTCCGCCTAACCCGAACTTTTGGCAATCAGCCACATAGTTTGTTATAGTGTAGTGGAGTGTTTAACGTAGAAGGAGTGATTTAAATGGCAGTCAATCTTTACGATTCAGCCTACGAGTTAGAAAAAGTGATCAGGAACAGTTCGGAATACACAGAATTAAAAAACCTTTACGATGCTGTGAATAGCGATGAATCAGCAAAAAGAATGTTTGAAAGCTTCCGCAATATCCAGTTACAGCTTCAGGAAAAGCAAATGACTGGGCAGGAAATTACCCAGGAAGAAGTAGAGCAGGCGCAAAAGACAGTCGCACTTGTTCAGCAGCATGAGTTAATCTCAAAGCTGATGGAAGCAGAGCAAAGAATGAGCATGGTTATTGCCGAGCTTAACCAGATCATCATGAAGCCTCTTGAAGAGCTTTACGGAAATCCGAACCAGCAGCAATAATAGAATGACAGACTCCCGCCAATGTGCTGGGAGTTTTTTTGAGTTATTTTTGACCCTAATGGAGCAAGGCTCTTCCTTTATGGTGCCACACAAACTTCCCTGGTGTTTAATTTACGTCCTACGATGATGACAAATCAAAATCCTGCCCCTGTTCTATTCTCTCGGGTTCTATCATACAAGTTAAATAAGGACAAAAACACCGAAGAAATGGGGGCATAACTATGATTTACCGTCTTCTTGCGCTTAACGTGGATGGAACGATTCTCCAATCAAATGGAAGGCTCCATAAATCCACAAGGGATGCGATTGAGTACGTTCAGCAAAAAGGAGTTTATGTGACTCTAGTAACTTCAAGAAGCTTTCCATCTGCCAAAAAAGTGGCTAAAGCGCTGAAAATAAATTCATTGCTGGTGACTCACCTCGGATCCTATATATCTAATGACCTTCGCAGTGACCCGGTCTTTGAAAAAAGGATTCCGGAGGATGTTACCTTCCAGCTTGTCAGATTCCTGGAAAGCTTCCCATGCCAAATCCGGCTTGTGCACGAGAAGTTTTCTCTGGCAAACAAGTATAAATTAAACCACAACCTGCTGGCGAAAACCGTGTTCACATCAGGTGATCCAATTTTTTACTCTCAACAATTCACGGATTCTATCAGTGAAGCCCTGGTCAATGAGCCAGTCTCTCCACCTAAAATCGAAGTCTATTTCGAGTACGAAGAAGATTTGAAGGATGCGCAGCAGGCGATAAATGGGATGTTCTCGGAAGTTTCCCTGTCCAAGCTGAATGATTACAGACTTGATATCATGCCCGAGGGTGTCTCGAAACTGAACGGTCTGATCCAGCTAGGTGAACACCTTGGCATTCCATTAAAGGAAATGGTCGCAATTGGAGATGGCATTGATGACATCGAAATGATCGAAGCATGCGGACTTGGCGTCGCAATGGGGAATGCTTCTGTAGAAGTAAAAAAGGCTTCGGATTGGGTAACCCGGTCCAATAACCAGCACGGTGTCAGTTACATGGTCAAGGAACATTTCCGTAAACAGCAGCCAATAGAATTCCTGCGAAAAATGAATATCATAAAAATGTAAAAAAAAGCATGCCTGGAATGATCGCAGGCATGCTTTTGCATTGTTTGGGAATATATAGGTTTTTTAAAGAAAATAAATCGAACGTCTATAATACTAAGTCCGACTTACAACGGAAACTGGTAGCTTTTGCACTGTCTTGACCTTTGAATCATACTTCTATTACACTAATTGAAGCATGTTTAATTGAAAAAGGTGAATCTCATGATAATTAATATAAATGGAATACAAGATGACAGATTACAGCGTCCATTAGGATTAATCGCAAATTTATTCTTTGAAGAATCAGAAGTCGTATTAGGCGAGACGGATCAGGAAGTTGATGCGGTAATTGAATTCGATGTTCAAAATGCCGACGGGGAGTTTTTTGTAAAAGCAGCTTTGGCGGCAGATGGGAAGACTTATTCAGCAGAAGCCA is from Mesobacillus boroniphilus and encodes:
- a CDS encoding YheC/YheD family protein, with protein sequence MRKKYPIEIITHSKQLVFVPADLTHTREINKIAFGNKVVDVACAPHPKGRNVIVLSDDVKKELSMPELSTSLHIFIDQHTLFIGPLIGILTSGFTPYPLRPIGERSMFFAKLLSVNKSVGALPFVFGEEHIDWDQGLIQGYFFIDGSWTKIKVPFPNVVYDRLPNRRTERKFELRSLKSRMQTDYLIPWYNPGFFSKLDVFERLQQDERASEYLPETHQFSSFSVIERMLSNYGNVYVKPANGSLGLGIHQILFDKHNGYYYCRYRDQEGINKLTRFETLEKLMKKIFHKRNLSQMIVQQGISLLRSEKRLIDFRVHTNKDEYGQWQVAAIAAKIAGQGSVTTHVNNGGVVKSLDELFEDRTEQELCEKKLSEASLLLSSILEKNMEGIIGEIGFDLGIDKSGKVWLFEANSKPGRSIFKHPKLRNFDLLTRKLSLSFGIFLAEKAITAPEDIFK
- a CDS encoding YheC/YheD family protein — encoded protein: MISFGMMSLSLKSELTYFTEIARRANPNEFTCFRFSPATIHPVTQLVSGEKFDHMKDCWLKAEFKIPTIVYDRCFYTNDPASKQAMAIVKWLKNKGDITFLGNGLPNKWAIYEVLSKSSLSPYIPKTILAGSGKDVIAQLEEMKNAVLKPIFGSGGAGIYKIEKSGREFEISADLGGRLSTKTFHSTSETVDWLDNLFSKKEYLMQPYIQLSDSQHYPFDIRVLLQKDNEEKWIVRGKGIRRGSKDGILSNLSTGGEILPFEEYANSLNIRTKRFILHELEEILSKLPGILEASFPRLFELGVDIGVSKDHALWVLDTNSKPGRKVITSTNPDQKEVLYKAPLEYARVLSEILPEREEQHL
- a CDS encoding YheC/YheD family protein, which codes for MTPAKSKSLPNNPVIALLTEIKEDQGPDFGKVHSFCEELHQGISELGGSFYVFSLKGFSDDGVEGFSYDDNEDGWRKGLFPFPAVIYNRVSSRRTEISKGFAGFLNKLDALGIKIFNHRFLSKWEIHESLLKEEHLHSFIPETHLYSGTQLETMLEKHDELYIKPVHGSQGRNIIQVAKNDGTIHASISSMPARDLQEFKHVSELARAINPMVGKRLCIIQQGIQLSEFNGRRMDFRVLCHKNAQQFWKVTSIVARVSAEQFFVSNIARGGEVMKPGHTLALIFGKEQARHQLALMKELALEIAEVISRNAEGLTAELGIDIGIDIKGNLWLIEANSKPSKNFEERGSKIRPSTKAIIDHCYGLCQL
- a CDS encoding YlbF family regulator; translation: MAVNLYDSAYELEKVIRNSSEYTELKNLYDAVNSDESAKRMFESFRNIQLQLQEKQMTGQEITQEEVEQAQKTVALVQQHELISKLMEAEQRMSMVIAELNQIIMKPLEELYGNPNQQQ
- a CDS encoding Cof-type HAD-IIB family hydrolase; translation: MIYRLLALNVDGTILQSNGRLHKSTRDAIEYVQQKGVYVTLVTSRSFPSAKKVAKALKINSLLVTHLGSYISNDLRSDPVFEKRIPEDVTFQLVRFLESFPCQIRLVHEKFSLANKYKLNHNLLAKTVFTSGDPIFYSQQFTDSISEALVNEPVSPPKIEVYFEYEEDLKDAQQAINGMFSEVSLSKLNDYRLDIMPEGVSKLNGLIQLGEHLGIPLKEMVAIGDGIDDIEMIEACGLGVAMGNASVEVKKASDWVTRSNNQHGVSYMVKEHFRKQQPIEFLRKMNIIKM